The nucleotide window TATAGACAATTAAACAAGCCAATCACAGCGTAGACGAATTCATACAACCGGCGCAGGGCATAGGAACAGGCGTGCGAAGAATAAAGTCACCAAATGGAAATTATGCTTGTTTGTGTGGCCAACAATcacaaacaataacaataacgcGAAATATTTTCTGCCAATCTCTAAACTTTGAGACGCTAAACCAAGGCATATGCGAAACTACTTTTAATTATTTGCTTGAAATAATCCCTATTGCTACATGAAGCGGCCTAACGACTGATTTTACCGTAAGGTTGTTGGAAACAGCTCTGCGGAAATTATGTACACCATAATGAATGCAGCGTCTCCAGCAAACTTAGCCACAAACAGATACAAGAAGATCTTCCCAATCCTGTAACCTAAAAgatttgagagaaaaaaaatgaaaatggcgCTTTAGAAACTACGTCGTGGTTAACAAGCAGGGCTAGCGCTTTGGTGAAGGAGCTTGTTTCCAACTAAAGGCTGTTCGAGTTCGATGGAATTACATGCAGTAGGTTTAGTTTGTTGGCTGTCTTCTGTGCTGCAAGAAGTGGAGGTGTTGCACAGGGTACCCTGGTTTTTCCCCTCACCACGTCACCAAGTTGGCGTTAGACCTCAGTTcttcttcgctctgacgaagaatGATGGGAGCATCAGCTattttatcttttgataaaCAATATCTTTTACTGCCCATTTAACTTAACACCATAGAGTATCTCTGGAAATCAGCCTCttcaatagaccaatttcgatattttaaaattcagctgtaaacgaTGGActtcagcacgaggctccggagaataaaccccacaaatactgtattttattccccagagcctcgtgctgaggtctattgtttactgatgaattttaaaatatcgataTTGGCCTATTGGAAGTTCTTTAATAGGACATCCCAGTTACGTTCTCCCACACCCcagtcaatagaccatttccgaattacctttggcctctttttcaaagcgagtcttggtgctcatccattcatatgaaaattagttttcattcacatgcaaatgaaaactaattttcatatgaaaagatgagcaccaggactcgctttgaaaaagaggccaaaggtaattcggaaatggcctattgtcgCGACGTCTAGTTTGAAGGTTTCTTTGTAATAGTCGTGACGTAATATTTTGTCGATTTGACAATCAGTGTTACCTTCGTCGTATTTAGCTTTGTCTGACAAAAGAAGGGCACCAATGGAACCAAGAGCAGCACCAAGGAATGATATCGTAAGGAGTTTTCTGCGACTAAACCTAAGAATGTGATTAACGCAATATAAGTAGAGAGGAAGTGGACATGCAAACAATCCTCCAACCATTAATTTGTCAGTTCAATGGTTTGGGTTTTAAATATGACAGCTGTTAGGCCAGGACCAATTCTTGACTCTTCGACACACGCACCCTCTGATTTTAAAATGGACGACTGGTTTCGTTGTGCGAGTTGGGTTTCTAAGCTAGCCATGCTCTTCTTCTTAAAAAGAAAACCGCACTATGGCTGTTAAGGGCCTAATCCGAAACAACAAAATCGTAGAGCCTCGTGACGAAAACCGCTCTGAGAAAGGAATGGACGCATGTGATCTGGATGAGAGGAGCAGGTACGTGGGTGGTAATGGCGGTTGATCAGGCCAATAGAGAGCCACCTTGGACATTACTGAAAGTGGCAACTAGTTGGCCAACGGAGCGAAATTGGCCAGCGGTCGATGATGATAACGTCAAAACATTGTGAATGGGTTCTCCTGGATATCCACATTCTTTAACCCTGAAACGATTCCCAagcatgcaattttttttgtaatggcTGGTTCGGTGTCAAGCTTAGCGGTTAATTACTAATCAAGTTAAGCTAAATAGTCTACCTCAAATTCAGAAAAGTCATCACAGGATAAGCTGGCAAGGCTGCGATAGCGCTGATCAGCACATTGATATAGATGTTGCCACTCAGGTATGGAGAACTCAAACCCACTCCCCACGCGATAAACGACGCTGCAAACCTGTTGCAAAGTAAAGGCACACTTGCTTGTAAGTATATTCAAAACGAGAATGTTGTCCAAATGTTTAGTTTTTATGGTAggctttttcaatttttattctaTATTGTCTTCTATATTCACAATATGTAGCAATTTGAATGATGTAGCAAGTCACTTTTTGAGGGTGAACAAAACAGCTCCAGGAAACAGGGAAACTTGAACCAGGAGATTTTGTTCGGATTTCACTGATTAAAGGCTAAAAGCAAGTTGAACACACCCCAGGACCAGCCCTAGGGTGTGGCCATCACCTTACGCGTGCGCACGACCCAATCACCCAGGAGTCTGGAAATCACCTTCACAGATTTACTCTCGCATGCTAGTTACGCCTGGTTTCATATATAACCGTCTCGATTGCTTGAAACAGTGCACCAACACTGCGCATACACGATCGTGGTGATTACATGGAAAACGCATCGCAAGATTTCGAGCGATCGGAGAGATTTTATGGAAACCAGACCGATCGTTTTCAGACATTTTCACGGACTCACCATATAAACCAGGAACCAAGAGTCCTGTGGATCATATTGGGAGAGGAAAAAAGATCGCGAAAGTCGCCAAGCTTTTCTTGTTTGGGCAAAGCAAGCGGCTCATCCGGCATTTCTTTACCATTAATCTTGGCCACCTTGGCGAGACTTCTCTTAGCTTCAGACACGCGACCCTTCTTCAGAAGCCATCGCACAGACTCTGGAGTAATGCTTAaaagaagtaaagaaaaaaaaatccaaaacaaaaaataaaaatgcaaaatgaaGATACTACTCGGGCTTCCGTAGAAGGATACGAAACAGGAGGTTTTTGCTGTGTCCAAATGATCGCTTTTGTGCGCTaggtttcagatacctgttccAAGCCGGTGAGTAAGAAAAATGTCAGTTTTTGGAAATGGACGAAGCGCTACTTTACTAAATcttcatttttttgtctttggtCTCTCCATTTGTTCGTTACACTCTCGTTTCTTTGGCAGGCTGAGTTTTCCATGTTCCTTATTACCCTTCGCTCGTTTCCCctgctttttatttttctgtgttACCTTGGTGAAGCAACTTGCATTGCTTCATTACGATGCTTTGATTTTGTTTAgcgttttgttcattttttttttataaatagaCCATCCCGTCTGTTGTAGGTAGCTCCTTTGAGACCGGACACCAACAAAGATCTTGGAAGTGCATAGTTCAATtcgttttttaattttttttattgtagtCTTCGCAGTTCTTGCTTGTAGAATTGTTTACTATCAAGTGTCAAATAAACTTTATAAACAATACCAGACTATGTGCACTACCCCATATCTCCTAAATCAATACTTACAACCAGGCAGCTAGAACTAGAAAGCCCGGAGCTGCGGATACCAAAGTCAGTGTCTTCCAGTCCCTGATGCCGTAAGCAAGTCCTGGTATCATCATTTTAAACACGATAAATCCAATCCAAACTAAAGACCCTGCGGTACTTCGTTGGCGTTTTCCAGAAAACTCAGTTGACAACACAAATATTGGGATACTGAAGGCACCTGAAAGGAAAGGGTGTGCATTCAGTTGATGGTTGAGAGCTTGACACAGTGCAAGGAAGCATGATCATAAGAAGGAAGCCAAAACAATCTTTAAATAATCTTATAACAATTACTAGAAAATCAATTATCTTTTTTAGAGTGTTCACAGCATACCTATTCCCTTTTTACTGAGTTAACAAACAATGGCGTAAAACGGATTGCAATCCTTGATAAAAATCCAAAAACCACAGTTAAAAATCTTTATTGTCTTCATTCCACTCGATCCTGCTTTTTTAATTAGTTATTACTTTATTGTATTCATTCCACTCCATCCTGTTTTTTTAATTAGTTAACTTTTCGCTGGAAAAACAGATGTACGGACCTAATTCAGAGCCGTGGCTATCCCCGACGTATTGAACAAACGTTTGTTTGCAATCCTGGAAttctggaactctgaaaatcttatCAGTTCCTAGACCTGTTGCCAGGCAACTATCATTACATCATTTTACGCACGAGTGCGTTCATCGACACATTTCGTTCATAGTTGTAGCGCTTATCGAGTCGTATAAGCATCAGTGAAGAGTGCAGTCTCTCTGTCATCGCCTCGTGCAACCCTTGCGCTTTTGACGTTCGACTTGCACCAGAACGTTAGCTTAGTATTTTTCGTTGTTCCATTATCGTTATGGGGAAATTGTATTTGACCATAAAAAAAGGGTCAACGGAAAACAGTGATTGGATATCCAAACACTCGTATAACAATATTCACAGGCAATGCACGAACGAACGAGGTCAAAAAGTAAATATCGCCGTGTTTTGCAATTACTTAAAGTAGGCTCCGCTTGATAAGCTGTCATTTCAAAAACTCAGTCTTCATGATTCATTTTCATCAGGGTTCCTAAACACTCGAAAAGCACTCAGCCTTCAGCCTTTTGTCCTTTCATCTCTTTTTCCGTGTTTGGAAATCATAATGAAACACACCTTGTTTTTTGAATATTATATATTCTTCAAGACAATATTTCACTCTTACCAATCGCAAAGCCAATGAAGGCACGGAATAGTGCAAATACCCAGAAGGCAGGGGAAAAAGCCGAGACAAAGTTAAAGAGGCAGCAGAAAAATCCACCAATAAAGAGAGGAATCTTGCGTCCAAACTTGTCCGAGATAGGACTTACGGCAATGCTACCAATGAAATGGCCGGCAAACATAACCGAGGTTGAGATAAATCCAAAGGAACCCTGATCACACACCAAGTCAAACTAAAGAaagtaaatgaatgaataagaTCAATAactaatatataaataaataagataATGAATAAATAAAGCAACAAAGGAATGAGAGGGTGACGAAGGCATAAATGGATAAATAAGGCtgtcataagaaaaaaaaaaacgatttgcATGTAAGATCAATACACCCCttttaaacataaatttaaagaATATTAATATTTTAGCCTTCTTGCGTCCCTGCGAGCTAAGAGTTGAAGACGAATACAGTCATGAATACGAATAACGAGTTGAATACGAATACAGTCATGAAATTTAAAGAATATTAATATTTTAGCCTTCTTGCGTCCTTGCGAGCTAAGAGTTGAAGACGAATACAGTCATGAAATTGTGTATCATGTTTTCATAGAGAGCTTGATTGTCACTGTGGCACAACAGGGCCGAAAATTATACATTCGTGGAAGATAGGAATAAAACGCATGGGGTTTTTAAATACCAGTTCTAGGATACAGTGTTGCAActtatctttgtttttttttctaatttaacATGAAACACTATAAATGTATCAAACTTATTCGAAATATGATATCCGCATGATTGTGCCCACTCTTTGTCTACGTTTTTTTTCTCCTGAACTTGTGTGACCCCAGAAATATAGAATCGATATTTTACTTCTGTCACATTTCAGTCCTTTTCTACTTAAAACTGTGATATAGTTACACTTTCGTCTCGAAGCAATCCGTCTGAAAAGCTCTGAGAACGAGCTAGTTTGGTCACgaaaaaagctttgtttgaTTTTGGAATTTTTCCCCAAGGGAGGTGTCGTTATGACTATGGAATGTTCTTCTCCGATAGTCTGATGCATAAAAAGAGCTTTAATGCAAGCGAAGAAGGGGTCCGATTTCTAATCCGGCCAAATTACAATTTCTTTTAGCAGCATGCGATTCAGAGTTTGTTTATAGAAGGAACCATTCCAGTCGTTAACTGACCTCGCaagtttaaaatatttattaaacTCAATAATCTTCTAATATCAAGATGTTCGTTTTTAATAATAACTGATATATTTGCAAAGAAAGATCAATCAAGTTTTGGTAGGCAAAAGCGACAATTAAGTcataaaatatttcttaaaattttccagtttttttaAGCGAGCTCCCTTTCTTCTTATTTCATTCACATTTACATTTTTTCAGTGACATATTATTACAGATGCATTGTAATTTCAATAAACAGTACTAATTTTGCGACCGATCGACAAGAAAACGACGAATTTACGCCCATGACTCGGATAAAATGGTAAACAGAAACTCATCATGTATCATTATGCCTTTCTTTATATCATTCAAAAATTGTGCGCTGTACCTCGGACACCACTGATGTGAAGTCACCTGAGTATGTCCAGTCTTCTCTGGGAATTTTGCATCGGAAGGAGAATTCATCGTCTCCGAAACGAATCGTTTCGTTGTAATGACACGTGGAATTAACGTTATGCTTGCACTTCCACCCTGGCTCCGACGCAATAAACATCATCAAATATATGGGGGAGGCCCACCAGAAACCATAGGCAAGATTCACAAACACAGTAAGAAGGATTTGAAAACGCCCAAAGCTGCCAATCTTCGCCAAAACTTCATCAATGGTTAATTCCGCCTCCATCGCTGAAAGAGAAGTCGTTAATTCAGTAAAATACTACTTTATGGTTGCTATCCTAGCTAATATTCTCTAGCTTGTCTCGCTTTGGCGGCGACAATCATGTGAGGCCAAAGAAGCATTTCATTGGTTGATACCACTAACGTTGCAGGTGAAATTCTACGCAGCGTAATGTTTGAAACAAGTGCTTCAATGAGGTTAGACGCTTTGTGGGAAATAGAACTTGATTCCAACCTAATGCGGTCAGTGGACGTGTATTTCGTGCCTTTCACTGAACATCTCAAAGGTTtcagttctgaatttttttaagaCTGACGGAAATTTCCCACAGAAATTTTTTGGGAGAGATGACTACTATGACCTAACCGCCCATTCCAAATTTTGGTCAGATATACGTGCCGACCAAGAGTGTAGAAAAATCGTTGCAGTCTAAGCCTTGGAATAACGCAAATTCCCTCCCTCGACTTTCAAGGAAGTGCTGGGGAAAACCTGAGTCCCCGCGCAGTCGCTTTTAGGGTACTCGTATTTCACTCCTCTCCTTAGCTTCGATTGTGTGGATTACGATTCCCGTAAAAACGTCTGTGTCAATCGCCTACCCAGCGTCCTCGTGCTTTTTGGCCAGCGGAGGAGCGCCGGTGTAGACCCTGGGATAATAAGatcaaataactttttttgaTCGGTCGCGTGCAGGAATTCTGTTACTCATTCTATTTATtgtgaagaaaaataaataaataattaaataaataaaaccaaaataaattCCGGTATGGTTTACACTTTGACACTTTCAACGCGCGATTTCGACCAAGTAGAGAATCGCTTTTAAGCCTGCGCACAAGGACTGGAATCTTACGCTTTCTGGGAAAATGGCGTCCATTATCCCACGGACTCCGCGCTGAAAAAAAGCTCGAGGACTCCGGGTACGATTTGCACGCTGTGCTATCACCACGAAGTTGGAAAAAGGTCAAATATCGCGCCTCGCAGCATGAATTGTGGCCACGGAATGCCAAATCTCGCTAAAATTTGGAATCTGGCAACTTCCGAAATTGGAACCTGTCTATTCCGGAATCGATATTGATTATCTAGGAATACGTTACACGTTATGTCGGTTTACTTCATTTGAATAAATGCTGTGTGAGGCAAATAAAAAGGTCATTAGGTCTGGAATAATACGTAGAGGCATTATTGTGACTttaccatttttgttttgccaaaaGTGTTCAATTAAAAGTTGATGGAGTCATTGCTGCAATTGGTTCTTATTGCCGCGTAGTTTACTTTTATGATTGTTGCGTGACAGAGGGCATGTTACGTAATATAGAGAACGGATTTAATTTAATGTTTTGAAGAAAACAGGACATGAAATTTCATTGCTTAATGAGAAATACCGTTGATATAAATATTGTCATTGAGAAATCAAAGGAAGACTTTTTTTCGTGATACGTGatacacgtttttttttttttttttttaatttgttttaagaatATTGAGGTTGACATTTGcgaaattttaagaatatgtTAAGAATGTGCAGGAGTCTGCGATTTATTTCAGAATATACCTTTGTACGTTGGTGATCTGTAAAATACAACCAAATCTATCTAGGTGAAAAAGTAAtgcatatttttcctttttgtaaaCGGCGAAACCACCCAGTCAAGCAATAAAACAACTGCTAAACGCAGCCGTATGGCCACTTTATTCGCGTAGGTATCAGGAAAGTGAcatcggaaaaaaaaagtttcttcattttcaggTTCGTGGGTACAGCTTCTTGAGCTGAGTACGTTAGACATGCCTCTCTAAATTTAAATTACAGATTTTTGTTTTGCGAAGTATAAACTGCGGATCTTCTCTCTTTTCGGGTATTTTTTCTCGTTTAAATTGAGTTCAAGCGAGATAAAGCTATCttattttccaaacaaattAGCGGGATACGAATTGTCCATTAGAAAAGAAATATACTGGAAAAAAACCTCCGGTCCACACTTCTTATGAAATGAGCCGTGATGCATGAGTTTAAACAATGAACCGttgtattattttaatattCGGACGTCTGTTGTTATTCAAAAAACTTTGTTTACTATTCCTACGTTGCACTCAACTCAATGACCATTTGTGAAGACCTGGGAATGCCTAACATAAGTTTCAGCGAATTCTCAGTGTCGTGCTCGGTATTATAAAACCGTATTTACTTTTAACtgccactgtttttttttcttagaagaaatgaaacatcAAGCTGATACAGTGATTACATGAGTTTCATGCGGAGAATCTATTCCGACTGATAAAACTTAATTTGTCTCGGAGAAGCgacttttgttcctttttcattttgactAATGTTTATTTGATTAACAGCACTTGAAATTGAAAACGCCGTGTAATGAAAAGCACGAGATTAAGTCTCTAGGAGTTGAGGGAATAAGTAAGGTAGCGAGAGGAGCTTTCTTATCTCACAATATGATAATAACATTTTGCGATGTCGAATTCAAGAAAGGTGGCGACCCAATTTTGGCTTAAAATAAAGCTCACATTAAAATCTTAGCTTCCTTACCGAGATGCCCCCAGTTATTCAGAAAAATGATCTCTCAGCTGAGCGGATGAATTCTTGTCTAAGCTGCTGTTCCAGTGGATTCCAAACCGCACCAAGAAGGACAAACTAAAGATTGTTATGCAATTGCTGTTCATAGACTCGTTTAGCCATTCATATGCAAATCAAAGGTGGGGTTATCACTGGATCATCAATAAGGATACAGTTTGCTGAAGTAGGGGCTTCACTGACTTATTAACATATTTCGTTATATCCTGGTCAGCCATTGAATATATTTATTGTTTCGTTCAAGTTGGGCGTTTCTATTGAAGTAATTGTTTTTCGCTTTTATGGTTTTTATTAATTGCGTTATcaagtggatagtgatttattcaaCGGTAGTGCTGTCCACCCTTTCAACAACTGTGGTGAGAACGTTTTTGCAGAGTATATCGCATTATTTTGTAGTATAAATAGCTCCCATCGTGAAGTTATTGATTGACGATTTTAATTCGCGAGAGAGAGAACTTTTggacattattttttttaacctcgAATCCAGGCTCCGTCACCCGCAAATTGAGGGAGACGCTGGCAACGTGATTCCCGTGCTATAGAGTAGCGCatcttaagcaaacacgacgtcgacggaagcgagaacgtcatctgaaaatgtaacttcgcgtttctgcaatcattttttcaattattcaaagtcattaggcttgaaaaatgtgttttcctggaattaatttggaaccagcgcttgggacataagacaaaattgaacatttgtcatcatatatatgctcacgttgtccacacaactgtaaaacaggtcatttcacgtcctagaaagaacgagaacgtcttcaaaatgtcaaaagatgaaaaatgcacgtgcaaattaaAGCGTGCGAAAATACTGTTGTTCaatgtaaaatatgcaaatttgtggggtttttgttgtgtTACTTGATTACGCTAATTGCGTTCAACAGAATGCGAACTATTTACCTCGTTTTTCATTCCCATGGattttacgatgtcccgcgggtattgacCGCGGATGCTAGGTCACTTCAGGCCTTAGCCACCATCTTAGACCACGTGAACGACCGCACGATGTCATGcaagacaagatgaatttagatTATCTCAAGCTGCTCTATTGTAcaaggttatgaccatgtctgttgTAGGTAGTCAGCCAAAACACACGCAAATACCAGATATAAAGCAATAAAAGAGATCGAACGCATTTTCTTAATATCTgattttctaatctctgattataacaagtatatatatatcagtaaaaataatcaaccaaattacttttacggggaagaaaaacacaaaaagcctacctgctcccaTCATAAcatcataactgaaaacagccgccattttcttttcaacgtctttctcgacccagtctttttcattttcacccCATTCTTCACCTGCCAGCGAAACGCTGTTTCCACAATAGATGATCGGTAGGCGCTgttgaatatttctctttttaatctgcGTCAAGTGTTTGTCATCGACATTAACATTTGCTACAACGCAGTGCTTTTGCAGGTGGCCagtgaagaatggggcgaaaatgaaaaaaactgggtcgagaaagtcggtgaaaagaaaatggcggctgttttcacCTATGATGTTATGAtgggagcaggtaggctttttgtgtttttcttccccgtaaaagtaatttggttgattatttagggtagtccgtggagggtagtccgtggagtagtccgtagggtagtccgcggagcggggtcagtgggtagtccgcggatcgggggtcagtcttttctactttccctgccaagttgttatcggacagtttgttatcggacagcttgttatcggacagttcaacaaaccaatcaaatcaaagttgtagtttaaatcaaccaataacattaaaagttgtagtttaaatcaaccaatcatgcaaccttggtttcaatcactatagaaacagtgtacaaactcctaaatttatgcatcctttgtcagttttttaatgtaaaatttccctttttcgcataacttggctatttttcttctCTCGGAAAtagtaatttttatgattaagtGGCAAtgggacttcgtgtcgtccaattcggtctgtaatcatactcgtgataaacaaatcggactcccgctgcacggtcgtccgattttgttatcactcgtattattatagaccgaattggactccactcagtccta belongs to Acropora muricata isolate sample 2 chromosome 9, ASM3666990v1, whole genome shotgun sequence and includes:
- the LOC136927879 gene encoding solute carrier family 22 member 15-like, with amino-acid sequence MEAELTIDEVLAKIGSFGRFQILLTVFVNLAYGFWWASPIYLMMFIASEPGWKCKHNVNSTCHYNETIRFGDDEFSFRCKIPREDWTYSGDFTSVVSEFDLVCDQGSFGFISTSVMFAGHFIGSIAVSPISDKFGRKIPLFIGGFFCCLFNFVSAFSPAFWVFALFRAFIGFAIGAFSIPIFVLSTEFSGKRQRSTAGSLVWIGFIVFKMMIPGLAYGIRDWKTLTLVSAAPGFLVLAAWFITPESVRWLLKKGRVSEAKRSLAKVAKINGKEMPDEPLALPKQEKLGDFRDLFSSPNMIHRTLGSWFIWFAASFIAWGVGLSSPYLSGNIYINVLISAIAALPAYPVMTFLNLRFSRRKLLTISFLGAALGSIGALLLSDKAKYDEGYRIGKIFLYLFVAKFAGDAAFIMVYIISAELFPTTLRNVGLGTSTAAARVSAFASVYAPLLVTIHPYLPYGLMAGLAVVAAVVAMTLPETFNQPTMENLESQEKKDDCEMEKIENGNVQKSANDEKSALV